Part of the Heliomicrobium gestii genome is shown below.
GGCGTATTCTTCGATATTCTTGCGGGCGGTGCGGACGTTGACAGACAGCGCCCGCAGGTCTTCCTTGTTCACTTCCACATCGAAGTGTCCGGCGTTGCTGAGGATGGCCTTGTCCTTGATCACCTCAAGGTGCTCCCGGCGGATGATATCGCGGTTACCCGTGACAGTGACGAAGATGTCGCCGATTTTGGCGGCTTCGACCATGGGCATAACCTCAAAACCATCCATCAGCGCTTCGTTGGCCTTGATCGGATCGATCTCGGTGACGACGACGCGGGCATTCAACCCTTTGGCGCGGGCGGCGACGCCCTTGCCGCACCAGCCGTAACCGGCGACGACGACCACTTTGCCGCAGACGGTCAGGTTGGTCGTGCGCAGGATCCCGTCCCAGACAGACTGGCCTGTGCCGTAGCGGTTGTCAAAGAGGTACTTCATCTGGGCGTCGTTGACGGCCATCATGGGGAAAGTAAGCTTGCCTTCCCGGGCCAGCGCCCGGAGGCGAAGGATGCCGGTCGTCGTTTCCTCGGCGCCGCCGATGATCCCTTTGGCCTGCTCCAGCCGTTCGGCATGGAGGGTGGCCACCAGGTCGCCGCCGTCGTCGATGAGGATGTCCGGTTGAAAATCAAGGGCTTTGTTCAGGTGCATCTTGTATTCTTCGTCAGTGGCGCCGTGCCAGGCGTACGCGGTCACCCCGTTTTTCACGAGAGCGGCCACGACATCATCCTGAGTGGAGAGGGGGTTGGAACCGCAGACAGCCACCTCGGCGCCGGCGGCTTTCACGGTCAAAGCCAAGTAGGCCGTTTTCGCTTCCAGGTGCAGGCAGATGATGGCCCGTTTGCCGGCCAGGGGTTTGCGTTTCTCAAAGTCCTTTTTGACTTGATTCAAGATGGGCATGTGCTGGTCGAC
Proteins encoded:
- a CDS encoding adenosylhomocysteinase; the protein is MIRDINLAPQGQQKIDWVDQHMPILNQVKKDFEKRKPLAGKRAIICLHLEAKTAYLALTVKAAGAEVAVCGSNPLSTQDDVVAALVKNGVTAYAWHGATDEEYKMHLNKALDFQPDILIDDGGDLVATLHAERLEQAKGIIGGAEETTTGILRLRALAREGKLTFPMMAVNDAQMKYLFDNRYGTGQSVWDGILRTTNLTVCGKVVVVAGYGWCGKGVAARAKGLNARVVVTEIDPIKANEALMDGFEVMPMVEAAKIGDIFVTVTGNRDIIRREHLEVIKDKAILSNAGHFDVEVNKEDLRALSVNVRTARKNIEEYAFHDGRKVYLLGEGRLVNLACGDGHPAEVMDLTFALQALSLDYLAANRDKMEPGVYSVPDSIDRKVAEFRLKALGVNLDELTDKQSKYLASWAE